Proteins encoded by one window of Nitrincola iocasae:
- a CDS encoding TRAP transporter large permease, with protein sequence MILLVVIAALFALVLINVPIAVAIGVVGGVGVYLNMGEQHLMNIPLTLFNGATNFPLIAIPLFIFAGALMNTSGISTRLINLVSALIGFVRGGLAMVNVGVSMFFAEISGSAVADVAATGSVLIPEMKRKKYNPNFSAAITSSSASLAVIIPPSLSMIIYGALAEVSVVQLFVAGIIPGILGGFGLACFCYYYAVKYDLPREEAFSLGRVWTTFKEAAWALLLPVIILGGIFGGFVTATEGAGIAVLAALIIGGVVYRELNLKLLYRALTEGVVQTAVVMLLVATSAVLGLFLTEMQLPQQLARQITTFTDDPIAVLALLNILLLLLGMFLHGAAAIILVVPIVMPLVYQVGIDPIHFGIILTLNLAIGQQTPPVASVLATACSIAKTDMWQTTRVNLPMIGVLFIILVLVTYIPAIPMSLVNIFYSTGG encoded by the coding sequence ATGATTCTCTTGGTTGTGATTGCGGCACTGTTTGCACTGGTGTTGATTAATGTGCCTATAGCGGTGGCTATTGGTGTCGTTGGGGGCGTCGGTGTGTACCTGAATATGGGGGAGCAGCACCTGATGAATATTCCCCTGACATTATTTAATGGGGCCACCAATTTTCCGTTGATAGCCATACCCTTGTTTATTTTCGCTGGTGCGTTGATGAATACCTCTGGTATTTCAACTCGCCTGATTAATCTGGTTTCAGCCTTGATTGGCTTTGTTCGCGGTGGTCTGGCGATGGTCAATGTCGGTGTGTCGATGTTCTTCGCTGAAATTTCAGGTTCAGCTGTCGCCGATGTGGCCGCTACCGGTTCAGTGTTGATTCCTGAAATGAAACGCAAGAAATACAACCCGAACTTTTCCGCTGCGATTACCTCATCATCAGCCTCTCTGGCAGTGATAATTCCGCCGTCCCTGTCAATGATCATCTATGGGGCTTTGGCAGAGGTATCGGTTGTTCAGCTCTTTGTGGCCGGCATTATACCTGGCATTCTGGGTGGCTTTGGCTTGGCCTGTTTCTGCTATTACTACGCCGTGAAATATGACTTGCCAAGAGAAGAAGCTTTTTCATTGGGACGTGTGTGGACAACCTTCAAGGAGGCCGCTTGGGCACTGTTGTTGCCGGTCATTATCCTCGGCGGCATCTTCGGTGGGTTTGTCACGGCGACCGAAGGTGCGGGGATTGCTGTGCTGGCGGCCCTAATCATTGGCGGCGTGGTTTATCGTGAACTAAATCTGAAACTGTTGTATCGGGCCTTGACTGAAGGTGTCGTTCAAACCGCGGTGGTGATGTTGTTAGTGGCGACTTCTGCCGTGTTGGGTTTGTTCTTGACCGAAATGCAGCTGCCACAACAGCTGGCGCGTCAAATTACTACCTTCACTGATGATCCTATCGCCGTGTTAGCGCTGCTCAATATTCTGTTATTACTCCTGGGGATGTTTTTGCATGGTGCTGCCGCCATCATTCTGGTGGTCCCTATTGTCATGCCTTTGGTTTATCAAGTGGGAATAGATCCGATTCACTTCGGCATCATCCTGACATTGAATCTGGCCATAGGTCAGCAAACCCCTCCAGTGGCCTCGGTTCTGGCAACCGCTTGTTCTATCGCAAAAACAGATATGTGGCAAACCACCCGCGTCAACCTGCCGATGATTGGTGTGCTGTTCATCATCCTGGTGCTGGTGACGTATATCCCGGCGATACCCATGTCCCTGGTTAATATTTTCTACTCTACAGGAGGTTGA
- a CDS encoding TRAP transporter small permease — translation MWMINITRFWVEKLLEIFTVCLLIGLTSIVLAAVLFRAFDSSLIWYDEVASVGLAWLTFYGANLAALKRAHMGFPGIISHSPLPIRIPLFIFSELIVISFFALVAYYGYQVMEILAWDALVSLPSVSLTLTQSAVPISASLFILCELLSLPGAWKKMCAGVDTEHEAIEEAIRLAEEELKEAKA, via the coding sequence ATGTGGATGATCAATATCACTCGATTTTGGGTCGAGAAACTGCTTGAAATATTTACTGTTTGTTTGCTTATTGGACTCACCAGCATCGTGTTGGCTGCCGTTCTCTTCAGAGCATTTGACAGTTCACTGATCTGGTACGACGAAGTGGCTTCGGTTGGGCTGGCCTGGCTGACGTTTTATGGCGCTAATCTCGCCGCGCTTAAACGTGCCCATATGGGCTTTCCTGGCATTATCAGTCATTCACCGCTCCCTATACGTATTCCCTTGTTTATTTTTTCGGAGCTGATCGTGATTAGCTTCTTTGCCCTGGTGGCCTACTACGGTTATCAGGTGATGGAAATTCTGGCTTGGGATGCTCTGGTGTCGCTGCCATCCGTCAGCCTGACATTAACCCAGTCGGCTGTACCCATAAGCGCCTCGCTATTTATCCTCTGCGAACTACTGAGTCTTCCTGGTGCCTGGAAAAAGATGTGTGCCGGAGTTGATACAGAGCATGAAGCAATTGAAGAGGCTATTCGTCTGGCTGAAGAAGAGCTCAAGGAGGCCAAAGCATGA
- a CDS encoding TRAP transporter substrate-binding protein translates to MIKKFLSLSVLGLALTATQVQADKIVFAIGGSPQSLQGQTAQEFTRRLQERLGDGVEVEYYDSGQLGDERQLVQRLRMGTVDLAAISSIMSSIAPEFALFDLPFLVKNRDHLKRIDSEIVMTDLAANAAEQGLKIVSTWENGFRHITNNNHPIVTPSDMEGMRIRTPQSEWRTSMFSAWGANPTPMAFSEVFVGLQTGVIDGQENPLTNIYGARFQEVQNYLSLSSHVYSPIWLTAGTGRWDSLSDEVKQAIVDVAAETQDWALVRGAELDEELLVQMKNSGMEVNEVDREAFVEASKSIYQTFASQVPGGEQLVERSLTLAND, encoded by the coding sequence ATGATTAAGAAGTTTCTGTCACTTTCTGTGCTTGGACTCGCCTTAACTGCAACTCAGGTTCAAGCAGATAAAATCGTTTTTGCAATTGGCGGCTCACCCCAGAGTTTACAAGGGCAAACGGCACAGGAGTTCACCCGACGCCTTCAAGAGCGTCTAGGTGATGGTGTTGAGGTGGAGTACTACGACAGTGGACAGCTGGGCGATGAACGTCAGTTAGTTCAACGTCTCAGGATGGGTACCGTGGATCTGGCGGCAATCTCATCCATCATGTCTTCTATTGCCCCTGAATTTGCATTATTTGATCTGCCTTTTCTAGTCAAAAATCGCGATCACCTGAAACGCATTGACAGTGAAATAGTCATGACTGATTTGGCTGCTAATGCTGCAGAACAAGGTTTGAAAATTGTATCAACCTGGGAAAACGGTTTTCGGCATATTACCAATAACAATCACCCGATTGTGACACCCTCAGATATGGAAGGCATGCGTATCCGAACCCCACAAAGCGAGTGGCGTACCAGTATGTTCAGTGCGTGGGGTGCTAATCCGACGCCCATGGCATTTTCTGAAGTATTTGTCGGCTTGCAGACGGGCGTCATTGATGGCCAGGAAAATCCTCTGACAAATATATACGGCGCACGTTTTCAGGAGGTGCAGAACTACTTGTCTTTATCCAGCCATGTTTATAGTCCTATCTGGCTGACGGCTGGAACGGGGCGCTGGGATAGCCTTTCTGATGAGGTGAAACAAGCCATCGTCGATGTCGCGGCTGAAACCCAGGACTGGGCATTGGTACGCGGCGCTGAGCTGGATGAAGAATTGTTGGTGCAGATGAAAAACTCAGGCATGGAAGTGAATGAGGTCGACCGCGAAGCATTTGTAGAAGCGAGTAAATCAATCTACCAAACATTTGCCAGTCAAGTGCCAGGTGGTGAGCAGTTGGTTGAGCGTAGTCTGACATTGGCAAATGATTAA
- a CDS encoding FadR/GntR family transcriptional regulator, protein MENLAFAFEKTLKNKTKKDILSDKLIEMILTGLLRDGDVLPSERELAQLFGVSRETVRGALSQITAYGLITVAQGSKTRICASDESLARFRSTYMDGIDHIVNQFDIDSVFESRILVERAIARNAAMRIDAEGILKLERLLEAQSKLFDSPVHFQLSDKSFHKIISEYAGNEILLRYSEELYSYGLSIRRQVMVEAGSIERSYHEHCYIVDALKRGDPDAAERAMLSHLDSVYRTTKEKLHH, encoded by the coding sequence ATGGAAAATCTGGCCTTTGCCTTTGAGAAAACACTCAAAAATAAAACCAAAAAAGACATCCTGTCAGACAAACTGATTGAAATGATTCTGACCGGCTTGCTGCGAGACGGTGATGTATTACCCAGCGAGCGCGAGCTGGCTCAACTCTTTGGTGTGAGTCGTGAAACAGTGCGTGGGGCTTTATCTCAAATAACAGCCTACGGTCTGATCACTGTCGCACAGGGTAGCAAAACACGCATCTGCGCCAGCGATGAAAGTCTCGCCCGCTTTCGTAGTACTTACATGGACGGTATAGATCACATCGTCAATCAATTTGATATCGACAGTGTGTTTGAAAGCCGGATATTGGTTGAGCGCGCCATTGCCCGAAACGCCGCAATGAGGATTGATGCAGAAGGCATTCTCAAGTTAGAACGGTTACTGGAAGCCCAAAGCAAACTCTTTGACTCACCAGTCCACTTCCAGCTCTCTGACAAAAGTTTTCACAAAATTATTTCCGAGTATGCCGGAAATGAAATCCTGCTCCGCTATTCTGAAGAACTCTACTCTTACGGACTCAGTATACGGCGCCAGGTCATGGTTGAAGCGGGCTCAATTGAGCGCAGTTACCATGAGCATTGTTATATCGTTGATGCGTTGAAACGCGGAGATCCCGATGCAGCTGAACGTGCCATGCTGTCGCACCTTGATAGTGTATATCGAACAACAAAGGAAAAACTGCACCACTAA
- the katG gene encoding catalase/peroxidase HPI: MENNNAGSFGKCPVMHGANSTSGKTNMAWWPNALNLNILHQHDTKTNPLGQSFNYRDELKKLDVAALKKDLTKLMTDSQEWWPSDWGHYGGLMIRMAWHSAGSYRVADGRGGAGTGNQRFAPLNSWPDNANLDKARRLLWPIKQKYGNAISWADLIILAGNVAYESMGLKTYGFAFGREDIWHPEEDIYWGAEEEWLAPSDNEKSRYSGERDLENPLAAVMMGLIYVNPEGVDGNPDPLRTAQDVRETFARMAMDDEETVALTAGGHTVGKCHGNGDANLLGAEPEAADVDEQGLGWNNKTSRGVGRDTVTSGLEGAWTTHPTQWDNGYFYLLLGYDWELKKSPAGAWQWEPVNIKEEDKPVDVEDPSIRHNPIMTDADMAMKMDPEYRKISERFYQDPTYFSEVFARAWFKLTHRDMGPKNRYFGPEVPQEDLIWQDPIPAGNNNYDVTAVKAKIAASSLSIADMVTTAWDSARTFRGSDMRGGANGARIRLAPQKDWEGNEPERLAKVLAVLEGIAAESSASVADVIVLAGNVGIEQAAKAAGMEINIPFSPGRGDASDEMTDVESFSYLEPVHDGFRNWVKKDYAVSPEELLLDRAQLMGLTAPEMTVLLGGMRVLGTNHGGSQHGVFTDKVGQLSNDFFINLTDMRYSWKPTGKNAYEIVERKTGTVKWTATRVDLVFGSNSILRAYAEVYAQNDSKQKFVQDFVKVWTKVMNADRFDLL, encoded by the coding sequence ATGGAAAACAATAACGCCGGTTCGTTTGGCAAATGCCCTGTAATGCATGGCGCCAACTCCACCAGTGGCAAAACCAATATGGCCTGGTGGCCGAATGCGCTGAACCTGAATATTCTGCACCAGCATGATACCAAGACCAATCCGCTGGGACAGAGCTTTAACTACCGCGATGAGCTGAAAAAGCTCGACGTAGCGGCCCTGAAAAAAGACCTGACTAAGCTGATGACCGACAGTCAGGAATGGTGGCCATCAGACTGGGGCCATTACGGTGGCCTGATGATTCGTATGGCCTGGCATTCTGCCGGTTCTTACCGTGTTGCGGATGGGCGCGGTGGTGCCGGTACCGGCAACCAACGCTTTGCGCCACTGAACTCCTGGCCAGATAACGCCAACCTGGATAAGGCGCGTCGGCTGCTCTGGCCGATCAAACAAAAATATGGCAATGCAATCAGTTGGGCTGACTTGATCATTCTGGCAGGCAACGTGGCGTATGAATCCATGGGCTTAAAAACCTATGGCTTTGCCTTCGGTCGCGAGGACATCTGGCACCCTGAAGAGGATATTTACTGGGGTGCTGAAGAAGAATGGTTGGCACCCAGTGATAATGAAAAAAGCCGCTATTCCGGTGAGCGTGATCTGGAAAACCCACTAGCTGCGGTAATGATGGGCCTGATCTATGTTAATCCGGAAGGGGTTGATGGCAACCCTGACCCGCTGAGAACAGCTCAGGATGTTCGTGAAACCTTTGCCCGCATGGCCATGGACGATGAAGAAACTGTCGCCCTGACCGCTGGGGGACATACTGTAGGCAAATGCCACGGCAATGGTGATGCTAACTTACTCGGTGCTGAGCCTGAAGCGGCTGATGTTGATGAGCAAGGTTTAGGCTGGAATAACAAAACCTCGCGTGGCGTTGGCCGTGATACGGTCACCAGCGGCCTTGAAGGTGCCTGGACAACCCACCCAACCCAGTGGGACAACGGCTATTTTTATCTGCTGTTGGGCTACGATTGGGAACTGAAAAAAAGCCCGGCAGGTGCCTGGCAGTGGGAGCCAGTTAATATCAAGGAAGAAGATAAACCGGTCGATGTAGAAGACCCATCTATCCGCCACAACCCAATCATGACCGATGCTGATATGGCCATGAAGATGGACCCTGAATACCGCAAAATTTCTGAGCGTTTCTACCAGGATCCCACGTATTTCAGTGAGGTATTTGCACGTGCCTGGTTTAAATTGACTCACCGCGACATGGGGCCGAAAAACCGCTATTTCGGCCCGGAAGTACCACAGGAAGACCTGATCTGGCAGGACCCTATTCCCGCCGGCAACAACAATTATGATGTCACTGCGGTGAAAGCAAAAATTGCGGCCAGCAGTCTGAGTATCGCTGACATGGTCACAACCGCCTGGGACAGTGCCCGCACTTTTCGTGGCTCTGATATGCGTGGTGGTGCCAACGGTGCACGTATTCGTCTGGCACCTCAGAAAGACTGGGAAGGCAATGAACCAGAGCGTCTAGCCAAAGTGCTTGCTGTACTGGAAGGCATTGCTGCCGAAAGTAGTGCCAGTGTAGCGGATGTCATCGTGCTGGCGGGCAATGTCGGTATCGAACAGGCGGCCAAAGCGGCAGGCATGGAAATTAATATACCCTTTTCACCAGGTCGCGGTGATGCCTCTGATGAAATGACTGATGTCGAGTCCTTCAGCTACCTGGAACCGGTACACGATGGTTTCCGTAACTGGGTGAAGAAAGACTATGCCGTGAGTCCTGAGGAGCTGCTGCTGGATCGTGCTCAGTTGATGGGCCTGACAGCACCGGAAATGACAGTACTCCTGGGTGGTATGCGTGTACTAGGTACTAATCACGGCGGTAGCCAGCATGGCGTGTTCACCGACAAAGTCGGGCAGTTGAGCAATGATTTCTTTATCAACCTGACTGATATGCGTTATAGCTGGAAACCCACCGGCAAAAACGCCTATGAAATCGTAGAACGCAAAACTGGAACAGTGAAGTGGACAGCCACACGCGTGGACTTGGTATTCGGTTCCAACTCCATTCTGCGCGCCTATGCCGAAGTCTATGCGCAGAACGATTCGAAACAAAAATTCGTGCAGGATTTCGTCAAGGTCTGGACCAAGGTGATGAATGCCGATCGTTTTGATCTGCTCTGA
- the yiaY gene encoding L-threonine dehydrogenase translates to MAVSEFHIPSLNLMGEGALAQAIETIQKKGFKHALIVTDAGLVAAGLVDQVTASLQQTGIQCSVFPEVHPNPTTANVEAGLALLKAGQCDLVISLGGGSPHDCAKGIALVATNGGNIRDFEGVDKSALPQLPLVAINTTAGTASEMTRFCIITDETRHIKMAIVDKHTTPILSVNDPLTMRGMPRQLTAATGMDALTHAIEAYVSIAATPITDACALKAVELIAQYLPRAVAQGDDMQAREQMAYAQFLAGMAFNNASLGYVHAMAHQLGGFYDLPHGVCNAVLLPHVQTFNSQVAAERLAQVGQAMGLAASESAQAGASACIEAIKALKDQVGIPRGLADLGAKQEDIPILAENALKDACGITNPIQATQAQIEEIFKSAW, encoded by the coding sequence ATGGCGGTCAGCGAATTCCATATTCCTTCATTGAACCTAATGGGTGAAGGCGCACTTGCACAAGCCATCGAAACAATTCAGAAAAAAGGCTTCAAACACGCGCTGATTGTCACCGATGCAGGCTTGGTCGCTGCAGGACTGGTAGATCAGGTCACAGCCTCACTACAGCAGACAGGTATCCAGTGCAGTGTATTTCCTGAGGTACATCCCAACCCGACCACTGCCAACGTGGAGGCTGGACTGGCATTGCTTAAAGCAGGCCAGTGCGACCTGGTAATTTCACTGGGCGGTGGCTCTCCTCACGACTGCGCCAAGGGCATAGCTCTGGTCGCCACCAATGGTGGCAATATACGTGATTTCGAAGGTGTGGATAAATCTGCCCTACCCCAATTGCCGCTGGTGGCCATAAACACTACCGCGGGCACAGCCAGTGAAATGACGCGCTTTTGTATTATCACCGATGAAACCCGTCATATTAAAATGGCCATAGTGGATAAGCACACCACCCCCATCCTGTCGGTCAATGATCCACTGACCATGCGGGGTATGCCTCGTCAATTGACCGCCGCTACAGGGATGGATGCATTGACCCATGCGATCGAAGCCTATGTGTCCATCGCCGCCACTCCCATCACCGATGCCTGCGCTTTGAAAGCCGTCGAACTGATAGCTCAGTATCTGCCTCGTGCGGTGGCACAGGGCGATGATATGCAAGCCCGTGAGCAGATGGCCTATGCCCAGTTCCTGGCCGGCATGGCGTTCAACAATGCTTCTCTGGGTTATGTACATGCCATGGCCCACCAACTGGGCGGTTTTTATGATTTACCCCACGGTGTGTGTAACGCCGTACTGCTACCCCATGTGCAAACCTTTAACAGTCAGGTGGCGGCTGAGCGTTTGGCGCAAGTAGGTCAGGCGATGGGACTGGCAGCCAGTGAATCAGCTCAGGCTGGTGCAAGCGCCTGCATTGAGGCGATCAAGGCACTAAAAGATCAGGTGGGTATTCCTCGTGGACTGGCTGATTTGGGTGCCAAGCAGGAAGACATCCCCATACTGGCTGAAAATGCGCTTAAAGATGCCTGTGGAATAACCAACCCGATTCAGGCAACACAGGCGCAAATCGAGGAAATCTTCAAAAGCGCCTGGTAA
- a CDS encoding nucleoside 2-deoxyribosyltransferase, protein MSKTVQTELLKSEARKLLIESERQPLSTMPFHIYLAGPSVFYPDVASLSAQLKADCRKLGMEPLYPLDNEIHQEQLTPAEMAQAIAQANIGMIQQADAIIADISCFRGTAMDVGTAFEIGMAVQRGIPVISYTEAPRPDYLTRVKAVDSDVRQTQGIWMDAVGMIEDFGLQENLMIACTTEYTDQGAAMALSMVRVLLTGPLAVKRC, encoded by the coding sequence ATGAGCAAGACTGTTCAGACTGAATTATTGAAAAGCGAGGCACGCAAGTTGCTGATCGAATCTGAACGGCAGCCTTTGTCGACGATGCCGTTCCATATTTATCTGGCAGGCCCATCAGTGTTTTACCCGGATGTTGCCAGCTTGTCAGCACAGCTAAAAGCTGATTGCCGTAAACTGGGAATGGAACCCCTCTATCCGCTGGATAATGAAATACATCAAGAGCAGCTGACACCTGCCGAAATGGCGCAAGCTATTGCTCAGGCTAATATTGGCATGATTCAACAAGCGGATGCCATTATTGCTGATATCAGCTGTTTTCGTGGCACGGCGATGGATGTGGGTACGGCATTTGAGATCGGTATGGCAGTACAGCGAGGCATACCAGTGATCAGCTACACGGAGGCTCCCCGTCCGGATTACCTGACTAGGGTCAAGGCGGTGGATAGCGATGTTCGACAAACACAGGGAATATGGATGGATGCGGTTGGCATGATTGAAGATTTTGGCCTGCAGGAGAATCTAATGATTGCCTGCACTACTGAGTATACCGATCAGGGAGCGGCTATGGCGCTGTCTATGGTCAGAGTGTTGTTAACTGGGCCGCTTGCTGTAAAGCGGTGCTAA
- a CDS encoding ATP-binding protein, producing the protein MKHFSRYVRSLLSAAALLVFSLGLILFFALFLLQKTNRESETVSVTLLQESLNEQLELNAEALRDNLLTFMDQAGQSPKLLAALLGQTARQQGQLNRLQVQKLTAASLVANTLVSSAYVHFEAESYDGLDSVYAGISEHSSAQGTLEVYWVRESQGITFYPSPDAAFKYNEARDAFGQRDAEWYLCPKEQLAPCLTEPYAWELKPGELIDMISLTKPIMVSGKFAGVAGVDLNLDAFQRVALHLVSPVFAGQAKLVLLSQQQRILAASDYPEARGQYLDQISPELAHYLASGDEKTYQSGNEIYLVKQLPVSLVNTEWTLVLMLPMQNTYSTMEAMRSDLISRNTRNILLLLLVSGLVLSVSLVIAFRYVRQRESALSRSRHQLETIFNTAPGPMAVASYQRNRCNTTRVNKAWLREFGYTESQVLGSNGEELGWWCSDADRQRVTQQIFDQGGVDQFQVWLKRADGSVFLASVSGSTIELGNEKMLVMVYDNVTYTHHLQQQQLRLNRELDQRVKERTLELEQAIGDLEMAQQELIQTGKLAALGNLVAGIAHELNTPVGNAVMASSRFRGDYEALRSKLEQGMRRSDLMMFIEQGEQTTDILVRNLQRAAELINSFKQVAVDQATSQRRRCSLNEVVHNVLLMLQPSIRKSPHQVINDLQETIIMETYPGPLEQVLINLIQNALIHAFETQPGSIRITASASDEWVCLRVRDDGKGMAEAIQQRIFEPFFTTRLGQGGSGLGLSLVHNMVTGVLGGKIRLISQPGQGSEFELTLPRSSE; encoded by the coding sequence ATGAAGCACTTTTCTCGCTATGTTCGATCACTCTTGTCCGCTGCAGCTTTACTGGTGTTTTCTCTTGGTCTTATTTTATTTTTTGCATTGTTTCTACTGCAGAAAACCAACCGTGAAAGTGAAACCGTTTCTGTCACTTTATTGCAGGAGTCACTGAATGAACAGCTGGAGCTGAATGCCGAAGCTTTGCGTGACAACCTGCTCACCTTCATGGATCAGGCAGGTCAGAGTCCTAAACTCCTGGCTGCATTACTGGGTCAAACGGCCAGACAACAGGGCCAGTTGAACCGACTGCAGGTACAGAAGCTTACCGCTGCTTCTCTAGTAGCCAATACGCTCGTCAGTTCAGCTTATGTGCATTTTGAAGCCGAGTCTTATGATGGTCTGGATAGTGTTTATGCTGGTATCAGTGAGCATAGCTCAGCTCAAGGGACTCTGGAGGTTTATTGGGTTCGCGAGTCTCAGGGCATCACCTTTTACCCGAGTCCGGATGCTGCCTTTAAATACAATGAAGCCAGGGATGCCTTCGGTCAACGTGACGCCGAGTGGTATCTATGCCCTAAAGAGCAACTGGCACCCTGTCTGACTGAACCCTACGCCTGGGAATTAAAGCCGGGTGAACTGATTGATATGATATCGCTGACCAAACCCATTATGGTCAGTGGCAAATTTGCCGGAGTTGCAGGAGTAGATCTGAATCTGGATGCCTTTCAACGCGTCGCCCTGCATCTCGTCAGCCCGGTATTTGCCGGTCAGGCCAAGCTGGTTTTACTAAGCCAACAGCAGCGAATCCTGGCCGCCTCTGATTATCCAGAGGCCCGAGGTCAATATCTTGATCAAATCAGTCCAGAGCTTGCACATTACCTGGCATCCGGCGATGAAAAAACCTATCAGTCAGGTAATGAAATCTATTTAGTCAAGCAACTGCCAGTCTCCCTGGTCAACACTGAATGGACGCTTGTATTGATGCTGCCAATGCAAAATACCTATTCCACTATGGAGGCTATGCGCTCTGATTTGATCAGCAGAAATACCCGCAACATATTATTATTGTTACTGGTGTCAGGTTTGGTTTTGTCGGTCAGTCTGGTGATTGCGTTCCGTTACGTTCGCCAGCGTGAATCTGCGTTGAGCAGAAGCCGACACCAATTGGAAACGATCTTTAATACCGCGCCTGGGCCTATGGCTGTCGCCAGTTACCAGCGAAACCGATGCAACACCACGCGTGTTAACAAGGCCTGGCTGAGAGAGTTTGGCTACACTGAATCACAGGTACTGGGCTCGAATGGTGAAGAGCTGGGGTGGTGGTGTTCTGATGCTGATCGACAGCGTGTTACCCAGCAAATTTTTGATCAGGGAGGGGTGGATCAGTTTCAAGTTTGGTTGAAGCGTGCCGATGGGTCTGTGTTCTTGGCGTCGGTATCGGGTTCAACCATTGAGTTGGGGAATGAAAAAATGTTGGTCATGGTGTATGACAACGTTACCTATACACACCATTTGCAACAACAGCAGCTTCGTTTGAATCGTGAACTGGATCAGCGGGTAAAAGAACGTACTTTAGAATTGGAGCAGGCGATTGGTGATCTGGAAATGGCTCAGCAGGAGTTGATTCAAACCGGGAAGTTAGCGGCTCTGGGTAATCTGGTTGCGGGTATTGCGCATGAACTGAATACACCGGTCGGTAATGCAGTGATGGCATCGTCACGCTTTCGTGGTGATTATGAAGCGTTGCGCTCCAAATTAGAGCAAGGGATGCGTCGATCTGATCTGATGATGTTTATTGAGCAGGGAGAACAAACTACCGATATTCTGGTTCGCAACCTGCAGCGTGCGGCGGAGTTAATTAATAGCTTTAAACAGGTGGCTGTGGATCAGGCTACATCTCAGCGTCGTCGTTGCTCGCTGAATGAGGTAGTACATAATGTCCTGCTGATGCTGCAACCTTCCATTCGTAAATCACCACATCAAGTAATTAATGATCTGCAGGAAACCATCATCATGGAAACTTATCCTGGTCCTCTGGAGCAAGTGTTGATTAACCTGATCCAGAATGCCTTGATTCATGCTTTCGAAACTCAGCCGGGAAGCATCCGTATTACAGCATCGGCCTCTGATGAGTGGGTGTGTCTGCGTGTGCGTGATGACGGTAAGGGTATGGCTGAGGCAATCCAGCAGCGTATTTTTGAGCCCTTCTTTACCACCCGTCTTGGCCAAGGCGGCAGTGGTCTGGGCTTAAGTCTGGTTCACAACATGGTTACTGGAGTATTGGGTGGTAAAATTCGCTTGATCAGCCAGCCAGGGCAGGGCAGCGAGTTTGAGCTGACGTTGCCACGTTCATCTGAATGA